One region of Glycine max cultivar Williams 82 chromosome 9, Glycine_max_v4.0, whole genome shotgun sequence genomic DNA includes:
- the LOC100797928 gene encoding cytokinin dehydrogenase 3 produces MVAGKYPSPTYFILLLITITRLISTVGKTSQWMKALTPPPELASVSLDDTIFSKLRNDPEALQGRASRDYGNLVREVPSAVFHPTSSSDIARLIKLSYNGSVPFKIAARGQGHSTRGQAMVRDGVVVDMAGFRERGNGEGIRVVMSVVVDPNNKNGYGYYYADVGGEQLWIDVLNATLEHGLAPMSWTDYLYLTVGGTLSNAGISGQTFRYGPQITTVRQMDVITGKGEFVTCSQQTNSELFHAVLGGLGQFGIITRARIALAPAPKRVKWVRLLYNDFSAFTKDQEQLISITRRKQNIALDYLEGLLLMHQGPINNWRSSFFPLADHARIISLVTKHSVLYCLEVAKYYDGQNENNVDKELKVLLQGLSYIPGFYYEKDVSYVEFLNRVRSGELKLQSQGLWDVPHPWLNLFIPKSQIMEFDSGVFKNIILKRNITTGPVLVYPMNRNKWDNRMSASIPDEDIFYTVGFLHSSGFDNWKAYDAQNKEILQFCNDSGIKVKQYLPHYRTQEDWTNHFGPKWRTFVERKHQFDPKMILSPGQRIFNN; encoded by the exons ATGGTAGCTGGGAAATACCCTTCCCCCACATACTTCATCCTCCTGCTCATAACCATAACACGTTTGATCTCCACAGTGGGCAAGACCTCCCAATGGATGAAGGCCCTAACGCCGCCTCCGGAACTCGCCTCGGTCTCCCTCGATGACACCATCTTCAGCAAGCTCCGCAACGACCCAGAGGCCCTCCAGGGGAGGGCCTCCAGGGACTACGGGAACCTCGTCCGCGAGGTTCCCTCGGCGGTCTTCCACCCGACCTCGTCGAGCGACATCGCGAGGCTGATCAAGCTGTCGTACAACGGTTCTGTCCCCTTCAAGATAGCGGCGAGGGGGCAAGGGCACTCGACGAGGGGCCAGGCGATGGTACGTGATGGGGTGGTGGTGGACATGGCCGGGTTCAGAGAGAGAGGGAATGGAGAGGGAATAAGGGTTGTGATGAGTGTTGTTGTGGACCCTAATAATAAGAATGGTTATGGTTACTATTATGCTGATGTTGGAGGGGAACAGTTGTGGATCGATGTGCTAAACGCCACGCTTGAGCATGGACTTGCACCTATGTCCTGGACTGATTACTTGTACTTGACGGTGGGAGGAACTCTCTCCAATGCTGGCATCAGTGGCCAGACATTCCGCTATGGTCCTCAAATCACCACTGTCCGCCAAATGGACGTCATCACTG GAAAGGGAGAATTTGTGACTTGCTCTCAGCAGACGAATTCGGAGTTGTTCCACGCGGTTCTGGGGGGCTTAGGACAATTTGGAATTATAACAAGGGCAAGAATCGCTCTTGCCCCAGCTCCCAAGAGG GTTAAATGGGTGAGACTTTTGTACAATGACTTTTCTGCTTTCACCAAAGACCAGGAACAACTAATCTCAATCACTAGAAGGAAACAAAATATTGCACTGGATTATTTGGAAGGATTGCTGCTAATGCACCAAGGACCCATAAATAATTGGAGATCTTCTTTCTTCCCTTTAGCCGACCATGCCCGAATAATTTCGCTAGTAACTAAACACAGCGTCCTCTATTGCCTAGAAGTTGCCAAATATTATGATGgccaaaatgaaaacaatgtgGACAAG GAACTCAAAGTTTTACTACAAGGACTGAGCTATATCCCTGGATTTTACTATGAAAAAGATGTCTCGTATGTTGAGTTCTTGAATAGAGTTCGAAGTGGAGAGTTGAAGCTACAATCACAAGGACTATGGGATGTTCCTCACCCATGGCTTAATTTGTTTATACCGAAATCTCAAATCATGGAATTTGACTCGGGCGTGTTCAAGAATATCATCCTTAAACGAAACATTACCACAGGACCCGTCTTGGTTTACCCCATGAATAGAAACAA GTGGGACAATAGGATGTCAGCATCAATACCCGACGAGGATATCTTCTACACAGTTGGATTTTTGCATTCAAGTGGGTTTGATAATTGGAAGGCCTATGATgctcaaaataaagaaattctACAATTTTGTAACGATTCTGGGATCAAGGTTAAGCAATATCTTCCCCACTACCGCACACAAGAAGATTGGACAAACCATTTTGGCCCTAAATGGAGGACTTTTGTAGAAAGAAAACACCAGTTTGATCCAAAAATGATTCTATCACCTGGACAAAGAATCTTTAACAATTAA
- the LOC102661783 gene encoding uncharacterized protein, whose product MAEPSSDAATASATRKNKADPGWKYCHSLVEGDTNTIVCNFCGKITKGGITRAKQHLIGKSGNVAACKKTPPNVIEELKEYMATKKSGTTYSTSGSGNMANIRDFEFGEPIGCDGSEKDEFADSCNAAASAKTKCGTKKGPMDKFCKNLENAINRRKIEMLRQMNIRESMDKNEVLKVHQHIARFWYQAGLSFNLIKLKSFENMVAAIGQYGPHLPIPSYHDIRVPLLKKEVEYTENLMKGHREQWVKYGCTIMSDAWTDRKQRCIINFLINSQAGTMFLKSVDDSDFVKTGEKLFELLDAIVEEVGEENVVQVVTDNGSNYVLAGKLLEEKRKHIYWTPCAAHCIDLMLEDIGKLPLIRKTIRRAINLVGFIYAHSSTLSLLRNFTNKRKLVRHAITRFATSYLTLERLHKEKANIRKMFTSDEWTLNKLSKEPKGKEAAKVVLMPSFWNSVVYTLKVMAPLVKVLRLVDGERKPAMGYIYEAMDKAKETIMKSFNNNESKYKDVFEIIDKRWNCQLHRPLHAAAHFLNPEFFYDNTDLEFDFEVTNGLFECIKKLIPQFDVQQKILTELHLYKIGADHFGSDFAMAQRKTHSPTYWWRMFGSQTPNLQKLAIKILSLTCSASGCERNWSVFEQIHSKKRNRLEHKRLHDLVFVKYNQQLKQRYNAKDEIDPISLNDIDVCNEWLVGEMDQDDDNDAGNDLVFEDDDALNWATVYQASGVGECRMYTRRKKQKTSVAAAQTSKKQAMVVGSSSRKQKAIQENDEDLDVEENIDVESEEEEIMVNFEASDGEEGEGDAPLPYDNNEDDYVGIGEDD is encoded by the exons ATGGCTGAACCATCATCCGATGCTGCTACTGCAAGTGCAACGAGGAAAAATAAGGCAGACCCAGGCTGGAAATATTGCCATTCACTAGTGGAAGGAGATACAAACAccattgtttgtaatttttgtgGAAAAATCACTAAGGGAGGAATAACCCGAGCCAAACAACACCTGATTGGGAAGTCGGGCAACGTTGCAGCTTGCAAAAAAACTCCCCCAAATGTAATCGAAGAGTTGAAGGAATATATGGCTACAAAAAAAAGTGGGACCACTTACAGTACTTCTGGCAGTGGTAATATGGCAAATATAAGAGATTTTGAATTTGGTGAACCGATTGGATGTGATGGAAGTGAAAAAGATGAGTTTGCGGACTCTTGTAATGCTGCTGCAAGTGCAAAGACAAAGTGTGGGACTAAAAAAGGACCAATGGACAAATTCTGTAAGAATCTAGAAAATGCAATCAATCGGAGAAAAATAGAGATGCTGAGGCAAATGAACATAAGAGAGTCAATGGATAAGAATGAAGTATTGAAGGTGCATCAACATATTGCTCGCTTTTGGTACCAAGCAGGTTTGTCATTCAACCTCATTAAATTGAAAAGCTTTGAGAACATGGTTGCAGCCATTGGTCAATATGGGCCACATTTGCCCATTCCTAGCTATCATGACATCAGAGTTCCACTCTTGAAGAAGGAAGTTGAATATACTGAAAATTTGATGAAAGGCCATAGGGAGCAATGGGTCAAGTATGGTTGTACTATTATGTCCGATGCATGGACTGATCGGAAACAAAGatgcatcattaattttttgattaacTCTCAAGCTGGTACCATGTTTTTGAAGTCTGTTGATGACTCTGATTTTGTGAAGACAGGTGAAAAGCTTTTTGAGTTGCTTGATGCCATTGTGGAGGAAGTTGGAGAAGAGAATGTTGTTCAAGTTGTAACCGATAATGGGAGCAACTATGTTTTAGCGGGTAAGTTGTTGGAGGAGAAAAGGAAACATATTTATTGGACTCCTTGTGCAGCTCATTGTATTGATTTGATGCTTGAAGATATTGGGAAGCTTCCCTTGATAAGGAAGACCATTAGAAGGGCAATTAATCTAGTTGGGTTTATCTATGCCCATTCTAGTACCTTAAGTTTGTTGAGAAATTTTACAAACAAGAGGAAATTGGTGAGACATGCTATTACTAGATTTGCCACTTCTTATCTAACCTTGGAAAGGCTTCACAAAGAGAAAGCCAATATTAGAAAAATGTTTACTTCTGATgaatggaccttgaacaagctatCTAAGGAGCCTAAGGGAAAAGAAGCTGCAAAGGTAGTGCTCATGCCTTCTTTTTGGAATAGTGTGGTTTACACTCTTAAAGTCATGGCTCCACTTGTGAAAGTGCTTCGTCTTGTGGATGGTGAAAGGAAACCAGCCATGGGCTATATTTATGAAGCAATGGACAAggcaaaagaaacaattatGAAGTCTTTCAACAACAATGAAAGCAAGTACAAAGATGTGTTTGAAATCATTGATAAAAGATGGAATTGTCAGCTTCATAGGCCATTGCATGCAGCTGCCCACTTCTTAAATCCAGAGTTCTTTTATGACAACACTGACTTAGAGTTTGATTTTGAGGTCACCAATGGTTTGTTTGAGTGCATTAAGAAGTTGATTCCACAATTTGATGTGCAACAGAAAATTCTAACCGAGTTGCATCTTTACAAGATTGGTGCTGACCACTTTGGTTCCGACTTTGCAATGgctcaaaggaaaacccattctcCTA CATATTGGTGGCGAATGTTTGGGTCACAAACTCCAAATTTGCAGAAGCTGGCTATTAAGATTTTGAGTTTGACTTGCAGTGCTTCAGGATGTGAAAGAAATTGGAGTGTGTTTGAGCAA attcattccaaaaaaagaaataggctTGAGCACAAGAGGTTGCATGATTTGGTGTTTGTCAAATACAACCAACAATTGAAGCAAAGATATAATGCAaaagatgaaattgatccaatttCTCTTAATGATATTGATGTATGCAATGAATGGCTCGTGGGAGAGATGGAtcaagatgatgataatgatgctggaaatgatttggtatttgaagatgatgatgctcTAAATTGGGCAACTGTGTATCAGGCTTCGGGGGTTGGAGAGTGTAGGATGTATACTAGGCggaaaaagcaaaaaacaagTGTTGCTGCTGCCCAAACTTCTAAAAAACAGGCAATGGTTGTTGGATCTTCATCAAGGAAGCAAAAAGCAATCCAAGAAAATGATGAGGATCTAGATGTTGAGGAGAATATTGATGTTgaatctgaagaagaagaaatcatggTCAATTTTGAGGCGTCTGATGGggaagagggagagggagatgcTCCATTACCATATGATAACAACGAAGATGATTATGTTGGGATTGGAGAAGATGATTAG